The following coding sequences lie in one Armatimonadota bacterium genomic window:
- a CDS encoding GGDEF domain-containing protein, which translates to MWTEYSRKVFKLLRRFWMDSIRGSLYDLQLAKTLGIAGGLLAGIAFVEHWWRSILVQGIGLAYLYFLPIWFAARQGGRLAGILVSLAMATYWNASNPSNYPFVAWLMNMAVLTAVVMVFEGFERRIRQVNRQAETDGLTGLLNRGAFTAKAKEALDHAERLRTTCALVMFDCNRFKEINDVHGHAAGDQALKVLARALRDSSQGDDVIGRLGGDEFVVLLAETDSIGANLFLNRLHGRLKRDSAILPFELTVSAGIAYSGYDAKSLDMLMQVADEKMYRNKQRARAVVTIAEMAKTEEVV; encoded by the coding sequence ATGTGGACCGAATATTCCCGCAAAGTCTTCAAATTACTCCGGCGATTCTGGATGGATTCGATCCGGGGAAGCCTTTATGACTTGCAGTTGGCCAAAACCCTAGGGATCGCTGGCGGCCTTTTGGCTGGCATCGCTTTTGTTGAACACTGGTGGCGGTCCATCTTGGTTCAGGGCATCGGTTTGGCCTATCTCTATTTTCTGCCCATTTGGTTTGCGGCGCGGCAAGGCGGTCGGCTCGCCGGGATCCTTGTTTCGCTTGCCATGGCGACGTATTGGAATGCCTCCAACCCATCGAACTACCCGTTTGTGGCCTGGTTGATGAACATGGCGGTGTTGACCGCGGTGGTGATGGTTTTTGAAGGGTTTGAGCGTCGAATCCGGCAAGTGAACCGCCAGGCAGAAACCGATGGTCTGACCGGGCTGTTGAACCGGGGAGCCTTCACGGCCAAGGCAAAGGAAGCATTAGATCATGCGGAACGGCTGCGCACCACATGCGCCTTGGTCATGTTCGATTGCAACCGATTCAAGGAGATCAACGATGTGCACGGACATGCGGCAGGCGACCAAGCGCTAAAGGTGTTGGCGCGGGCTTTGCGCGACAGCTCCCAAGGCGATGACGTGATCGGCCGCCTTGGGGGAGATGAATTCGTTGTTCTGCTTGCCGAAACAGATTCGATCGGCGCCAACCTGTTCCTGAACCGCCTGCATGGCCGGCTCAAGCGCGACTCGGCGATCCTGCCGTTCGAACTCACGGTTTCCGCCGGTATCGCCTATTCGGGATACGACGCCAAATCGCTCGACATGCTAATGCAGGTTGCTGACGAGAAGATGTACCGCAACAAGCAAAGGGCCCGGGCCGTGGTCACAATTGCCGAAATGGCCAAAACCGAAGAAGTCGTCTGA
- a CDS encoding PilZ domain-containing protein — protein MVEILQMVGLLAVVFALSWVAGWWFVGRKHRPLTLVPIAENCRVRMVGPGGTYRCYFIRRDKSGLVFSAPLQRDRYVPVKVGESLMVQAPLADGLITFRSQVLSRDAETHEFTLAMPERIREVDRRSEPRHPQTAGNIVRINDEPASLVDLSGGGARIVTNAPIQPGDNIYLDLPAELGTVHGWALECLPADGGSRVAREIRVRFEEPLTGLTGMRRRHLYLGR, from the coding sequence ATGGTTGAAATTTTGCAAATGGTGGGTTTGCTCGCGGTGGTTTTTGCCCTGAGCTGGGTTGCCGGGTGGTGGTTCGTCGGACGCAAACACCGTCCCCTGACGCTCGTCCCAATTGCGGAGAACTGCCGGGTCCGGATGGTTGGCCCTGGCGGCACATATCGCTGTTACTTCATCCGCCGCGACAAAAGCGGCTTGGTGTTCAGCGCCCCTCTCCAGCGGGATCGCTATGTACCGGTAAAGGTCGGGGAATCGTTGATGGTTCAAGCGCCCTTGGCCGATGGCTTGATCACGTTCCGGAGCCAAGTTCTTTCCCGGGATGCGGAAACCCACGAGTTCACTTTGGCCATGCCGGAGCGCATTCGGGAAGTCGACCGAAGGTCTGAGCCCCGCCATCCCCAGACAGCCGGGAACATCGTCCGCATCAACGACGAACCGGCGAGCCTCGTCGATTTGAGCGGCGGAGGGGCCCGAATTGTGACCAATGCTCCCATCCAGCCGGGCGACAACATCTATTTGGATCTCCCCGCCGAACTGGGGACTGTCCACGGCTGGGCCCTGGAGTGCTTGCCAGCCGATGGGGGAAGTCGGGTTGCACGGGAAATCCGGGTTCGATTCGAGGAGCCATTGACCGGCCTGACCGGCATGCGTCGCAGGCACCTTTACCTGGGACGTTAA